The Natrinema sp. HArc-T2 genome has a segment encoding these proteins:
- a CDS encoding beta-ketoacyl-ACP reductase, producing MTAQMLEQTSGLELPSRQPLSDRTCLVTGASRGIGRSIACELGRYGATVVVNYRSSDAAAHEVAETISATDGDGEGYPVQADVTDRDDVAVMREGVHDELGEIDVLVNNAGITQDRLFADMTPEEWHRAIDVSLNGAFNCTHAFYDDIQTADDGRLIAISSVVGKQGNVGQANYAAAKSGLFGFIRSLALELAPSGSTANCIAPGFTRTEMVEAIPDDVQAEIREDIPLDRFADASDIAGLVRYLASEEAGYITGEVIDVNGGIDL from the coding sequence CGGCACAAATGCTCGAGCAGACGAGCGGCTTGGAACTGCCGTCCCGGCAGCCACTTTCGGACCGTACGTGTCTGGTGACCGGCGCGTCGCGAGGAATCGGACGCAGCATCGCGTGCGAACTCGGGCGCTACGGTGCGACCGTCGTCGTCAACTATCGCTCGTCGGACGCGGCCGCCCACGAGGTCGCCGAGACGATTTCTGCCACCGACGGCGACGGTGAGGGGTATCCGGTTCAGGCCGACGTCACCGACCGTGACGATGTCGCCGTCATGCGTGAGGGTGTCCACGACGAACTCGGCGAGATCGACGTCCTCGTCAACAACGCCGGGATTACGCAGGACCGGCTCTTTGCCGACATGACTCCCGAGGAGTGGCACCGCGCGATCGACGTCTCGCTCAACGGGGCGTTCAACTGTACGCACGCCTTCTACGACGACATTCAAACCGCTGATGACGGTCGTCTCATCGCCATCTCGAGTGTCGTCGGAAAGCAAGGGAACGTCGGACAGGCGAACTACGCGGCGGCGAAAAGCGGCCTCTTTGGCTTTATTCGCTCGCTTGCACTCGAGTTGGCACCGTCAGGGTCGACCGCCAACTGTATCGCCCCCGGCTTTACGCGGACCGAGATGGTCGAGGCAATCCCGGACGACGTGCAAGCGGAGATCCGCGAGGATATCCCGCTGGACCGATTCGCCGACGCGAGCGATATCGCCGGGCTCGTCCGGTATCTCGCCAGCGAAGAGGCAGGATACATCACCGGCGAAGTTATCGACGTCAACGGCGGCATCGACCTCTAA
- a CDS encoding HAD family hydrolase, producing MAAEPDYDFWLLDLDGTLVDVEWSYTREVFDRVGDRLGRTFTDREADILWNGLTGSRDRQLEEWGVDSREFWDAFHEEEDPLVRAEQTYLHDDAAFVADLDAPVGLVTHCQEFLCEPVLDHVGIRDWFDAQLCCTEETGWKPDPGPVKRVMTELGVAHNGHQGVLAGDGANDVGAAWNAGLDAIHVERVGHERRGRCVLGDYRVQSFDDLY from the coding sequence ATGGCCGCTGAACCGGACTATGACTTCTGGCTACTCGACCTCGATGGCACCCTCGTCGATGTCGAGTGGTCGTACACGCGGGAGGTGTTCGACCGGGTCGGCGACCGGCTGGGCCGTACGTTCACCGACCGAGAAGCCGACATCCTCTGGAACGGGTTGACCGGCTCCCGGGACCGCCAGCTCGAGGAGTGGGGCGTCGACTCCCGCGAGTTCTGGGACGCGTTCCACGAAGAGGAGGATCCGCTGGTGCGGGCCGAACAGACGTACCTCCACGACGACGCTGCGTTTGTCGCCGACCTCGACGCACCAGTGGGGCTGGTTACCCACTGTCAGGAATTCCTCTGTGAACCCGTGTTGGATCACGTCGGAATCCGCGATTGGTTCGATGCGCAACTGTGCTGTACCGAGGAGACAGGCTGGAAACCCGATCCCGGTCCCGTCAAGCGCGTCATGACCGAACTTGGCGTTGCCCACAACGGCCATCAGGGCGTGCTCGCAGGCGACGGCGCAAACGACGTCGGCGCGGCCTGGAACGCCGGGCTCGACGCGATCCACGTCGAACGGGTCGGCCACGAGCGCCGTGGTCGGTGTGTCCTCGGCGACTATCGCGTCCAGTCGTTCGACGACCTTTACTGA